In a genomic window of Dyadobacter fermentans DSM 18053:
- a CDS encoding Gfo/Idh/MocA family protein, whose protein sequence is MDHSTEVSRRNFIKNTTGAAVALSIPSIIPASAFGANDRVRVAVLGVNGRGQSHISGFSALSNAEVATLCDPDNNILQKRAQEFEQKTGKKVKTENDLRKVFDDKTIDAVSIATPNHWHALAAIWACQAGKDVYVEKPGSHNLHEGRKLVEAANKYKRVVQHGVQLRSSEALKEAVKHLRDGLIGNVYMARGLVYKWRPDIGDKGTEPIPAGLNYDLWTGPAEMKPFSRNYVHYDWHWHWNYGNGDIGNQGIHETDMCMWGLGVDTFPDKITSSGGKFLWNDAKETPEVLSSSFVYTKEKKIIEFEVRPWMTNDEGGVGIGNIFYGSEGYMVVKGYDYYETFLGKEKKAGPSRKAGGDHYKNFIDAVIAKDPKLLNGPVETAHLSSGLAHLGNIAYRVGRALTFDNKTEKFVGDEEANKLLTRKYRSPYALPQVV, encoded by the coding sequence ATGGACCATTCAACCGAAGTATCGAGAAGAAATTTTATTAAAAACACCACCGGCGCGGCCGTCGCGCTCTCCATTCCTTCCATTATTCCTGCGAGCGCATTCGGCGCGAACGACCGCGTGCGCGTAGCTGTGCTGGGTGTGAATGGCCGCGGCCAAAGCCACATTTCCGGGTTTAGTGCCCTCAGCAATGCGGAAGTGGCCACGCTCTGCGACCCGGACAATAATATTTTGCAAAAACGCGCCCAGGAATTCGAGCAGAAAACGGGTAAGAAAGTGAAGACTGAAAACGACCTGCGCAAGGTTTTCGATGACAAAACCATCGACGCCGTCAGCATCGCCACGCCAAACCACTGGCACGCATTGGCAGCCATTTGGGCGTGCCAGGCGGGTAAAGATGTGTACGTAGAAAAGCCCGGCTCGCACAACCTCCACGAAGGCCGCAAGCTGGTAGAAGCCGCAAACAAATACAAAAGAGTGGTGCAGCACGGCGTCCAGCTCCGCAGCTCGGAGGCATTGAAAGAAGCCGTAAAGCATCTCCGCGACGGCCTGATCGGCAACGTGTACATGGCCCGCGGCCTCGTGTACAAATGGCGGCCCGACATCGGCGACAAGGGCACCGAGCCGATCCCCGCAGGCCTCAACTACGACCTCTGGACCGGCCCGGCCGAAATGAAACCCTTCTCACGCAACTACGTGCATTACGACTGGCACTGGCATTGGAACTATGGCAATGGCGACATCGGCAACCAGGGCATCCACGAAACCGACATGTGCATGTGGGGCCTCGGCGTGGACACTTTCCCGGACAAAATCACGTCATCCGGCGGCAAATTCCTCTGGAACGACGCAAAGGAAACCCCGGAAGTGCTGAGCTCGTCATTTGTGTATACGAAAGAAAAGAAGATCATCGAATTTGAAGTGCGCCCCTGGATGACCAACGACGAAGGCGGCGTGGGCATTGGAAACATCTTCTACGGCTCGGAAGGCTACATGGTTGTGAAAGGGTACGACTATTATGAAACCTTCCTAGGCAAAGAAAAGAAAGCCGGCCCATCCCGCAAGGCCGGTGGCGACCATTACAAAAACTTCATCGACGCCGTCATCGCCAAAGATCCGAAGCTGCTGAATGGCCCGGTGGAAACGGCGCATTTGTCGTCGGGTTTGGCGCATTTGGGCAACATCGCCTACCGCGTCGGCCGCGCTCTGACTTTTGATAACAAGACGGAGAAGTTTGTGGGAGATGAGGAGGCTAACAAGCTGCTGACGAGGAAGTATCGCTCGCCGTATGCGCTGCCGCAGGTGGTGTAG
- a CDS encoding type II toxin-antitoxin system HigB family toxin, with product MKVHLIKESTIDRFTLDHARSKSSFDEWLKKLKTAIWHSPADIRGSYPAADLLGNGSDRVIFDIGGNNYHMVCKYFFGPNRVHLSICWIGTHAEYTHLCRRGLQYPIYIY from the coding sequence ATGAAGGTACATTTGATTAAGGAATCGACGATTGACAGGTTTACCTTGGACCATGCACGGAGCAAATCGTCATTCGATGAATGGTTGAAAAAATTAAAGACCGCGATTTGGCATTCGCCTGCGGATATCAGGGGAAGTTATCCGGCAGCGGACCTACTGGGCAATGGTTCAGATCGGGTCATTTTTGACATCGGCGGCAACAATTACCACATGGTCTGTAAATACTTTTTCGGTCCCAATCGCGTGCATTTGTCGATATGCTGGATTGGAACGCATGCGGAGTACACACATTTATGCAGGCGAGGACTGCAATATCCAATTTACATATACTAG
- a CDS encoding helix-turn-helix domain-containing protein, with protein sequence MDTLRYKVIRNFEQYNNYCNELIQMLESENPDQYEEEIDLLTVLIEHYDAENTIFKGEFDPVELLKSLMKDHQMKAKDIAELLNVSKGYVSEILNYKKGMSKDVIRKLATRFAMRQEAFNKPYRLEGERMMVEEENAVAQQTVLS encoded by the coding sequence ATGGACACATTGAGATACAAGGTCATCAGGAATTTCGAGCAGTATAACAATTACTGTAATGAGCTCATACAAATGTTGGAGTCCGAAAATCCGGATCAATATGAGGAAGAAATTGATCTGCTTACAGTCCTGATCGAGCACTACGACGCGGAGAACACCATTTTTAAAGGCGAGTTCGATCCTGTGGAACTGCTCAAATCACTTATGAAGGATCATCAAATGAAGGCTAAGGACATTGCCGAGTTGCTAAATGTAAGCAAAGGATATGTATCCGAAATTTTGAATTACAAAAAGGGGATGTCCAAAGATGTGATCCGCAAGCTGGCCACGCGTTTTGCGATGCGGCAGGAGGCATTCAACAAGCCGTACCGTTTGGAAGGGGAGAGAATGATGGTGGAAGAGGAGAATGCGGTGGCGCAGCAGACTGTGCTTTCATAA
- a CDS encoding DUF5618 family protein, whose translation MDNYQEITRYLDNAREILSTKANKEGQFYKDIKYVQMASGTAYNAALMIADEYLRKKEGAKFTKPNSIDEYRVRLNKHNKTLLAYLNRAYDMLHLAGYYHGTPSVGTIKQGMEAAQKMLALIEH comes from the coding sequence ATGGATAATTATCAGGAAATCACACGCTATCTCGACAATGCTCGGGAGATTTTGAGTACCAAGGCCAATAAGGAGGGCCAGTTTTACAAGGACATCAAATATGTCCAGATGGCTTCGGGAACAGCTTATAATGCTGCATTGATGATTGCAGATGAATATTTACGGAAGAAAGAGGGAGCGAAATTTACAAAGCCCAACAGCATTGATGAATACCGTGTCCGTTTGAATAAGCATAATAAAACTTTACTGGCTTACCTGAACAGAGCTTATGATATGCTACATCTTGCCGGCTACTATCATGGCACACCTTCGGTCGGAACTATCAAGCAAGGAATGGAAGCTGCGCAAAAGATGCTGGCCTTGATTGAGCATTAA
- the accC gene encoding acetyl-CoA carboxylase biotin carboxylase subunit, translating to MFKKILIANRGEIALRVIRTCREMGIKTVAVYSTADRDSLHVRFADEAVCIGPPPSRQSYLSIQNIISAAEVTGADAIHPGYGFLSENAEFSQICADYGIKFIGATAAQINGMGDKATAKATMIAAGVPVVPGSEGLLESLEQGKELAEGIGYPVIVKATAGGGGRGMRVINKPEEFEKAWNDARTESAAAFGNDGLYLEKFVEEPRHIEIQIIGDQFGKVCHLSERDCSIQRRHQKLVEETPSPIITPELRERMGAAAIKGAQAIGYEGAGTIEFLVDKHGDFYFMEMNTRIQVEHPITEEVTDFDLIKEQIKVAAGEPISGTNYTPKLYAMECRINAEDPGNGFRPAPGKITNLHFPGGHGVRIDSHVYSGYTIPPNYDSMIAKLIVSGQSREEVLTRMKRALQEFVIEGIKTTIPFHIKLMDDPGFKSGNFTTKYLESFDFSVLK from the coding sequence ATGTTTAAAAAGATACTCATTGCTAACCGGGGCGAAATCGCCCTGCGTGTTATCAGGACTTGTCGTGAAATGGGCATCAAAACTGTCGCAGTTTACTCGACAGCCGATCGCGACAGCCTTCACGTGCGGTTTGCCGACGAGGCCGTTTGTATCGGTCCTCCGCCCAGCAGGCAATCGTACCTGAGCATCCAGAATATCATTTCGGCAGCGGAAGTAACCGGCGCGGACGCGATCCACCCGGGTTACGGATTCTTGTCCGAAAATGCTGAATTCTCGCAAATCTGCGCCGATTACGGCATCAAGTTCATCGGAGCCACCGCCGCCCAGATCAACGGAATGGGCGACAAAGCTACCGCCAAAGCGACGATGATCGCAGCCGGCGTGCCGGTAGTTCCCGGTTCGGAAGGCTTGCTAGAATCATTGGAGCAAGGCAAAGAACTCGCAGAAGGCATCGGCTACCCCGTGATCGTGAAAGCGACGGCGGGCGGCGGCGGACGCGGAATGCGCGTGATCAACAAGCCCGAAGAATTCGAAAAAGCGTGGAACGACGCCCGTACGGAATCTGCGGCTGCATTCGGTAACGACGGCCTTTACCTCGAAAAATTCGTGGAAGAGCCCCGTCACATCGAAATCCAGATCATCGGCGACCAATTCGGTAAAGTGTGCCACCTCTCGGAACGCGATTGCTCGATCCAGCGTCGTCACCAGAAGCTGGTAGAAGAAACGCCCTCTCCGATCATCACGCCCGAATTGCGTGAGCGCATGGGTGCGGCGGCCATCAAAGGCGCTCAGGCAATCGGCTACGAAGGAGCCGGCACCATCGAGTTCCTCGTGGACAAGCACGGTGATTTCTATTTCATGGAAATGAACACGCGTATCCAGGTAGAACACCCGATTACGGAAGAAGTCACTGATTTTGACCTTATTAAGGAGCAAATTAAAGTAGCCGCAGGCGAGCCGATCTCCGGAACGAACTATACGCCGAAGCTTTACGCGATGGAATGCCGTATCAATGCAGAAGATCCAGGCAATGGATTCCGTCCCGCACCCGGCAAAATCACCAACCTGCATTTCCCCGGCGGGCACGGCGTACGCATCGACAGCCACGTATACAGCGGCTACACCATCCCGCCGAACTACGACTCGATGATCGCGAAACTGATCGTCAGCGGCCAGTCACGCGAAGAAGTGCTCACCCGCATGAAGCGTGCATTGCAGGAATTTGTGATTGAAGGAATTAAAACCACGATCCCATTCCACATTAAGCTCATGGATGATCCTGGCTTCAAATCGGGGAACTTCACTACGAAATACTTGGAGTCGTTTGATTTTTCTGTTTTGAAATAA
- the accB gene encoding acetyl-CoA carboxylase biotin carboxyl carrier protein yields the protein METREIQKLIDFIAQSGLDEVNIETTDLKIKVKRYGAAPVVSYTAAPVAAPAPAIAPAAPAAAAPAASAEPAVSKETASSNLITIKSPMIGTFYRASSPETPAFVNIGDEIKPGKVVCVIEAMKLFNEIESEVSGKIVKILVENATPVEFDQPLFLVEPA from the coding sequence ATGGAAACCAGAGAAATCCAAAAACTAATTGACTTCATTGCCCAGTCGGGATTGGATGAAGTGAATATTGAAACTACCGATCTGAAAATCAAGGTAAAACGCTACGGCGCTGCACCGGTGGTATCGTACACTGCTGCACCAGTTGCAGCACCTGCACCTGCTATCGCTCCTGCGGCACCCGCGGCAGCGGCACCGGCAGCTTCGGCAGAACCAGCGGTTTCCAAAGAAACGGCTTCTTCGAACCTCATCACCATCAAATCACCAATGATCGGTACATTCTACCGCGCATCGAGCCCTGAAACGCCTGCTTTCGTCAACATTGGCGACGAGATCAAACCCGGCAAGGTGGTATGCGTGATTGAAGCGATGAAACTGTTCAACGAAATCGAATCCGAAGTATCAGGTAAAATCGTGAAGATTTTGGTTGAAAACGCAACTCCGGTAGAATTCGACCAGCCATTGTTCCTGGTTGAACCTGCATAA
- the efp gene encoding elongation factor P, translating into MATTADLRNGLVIHFNHDLFQVIEFQHVKPGKGNAFVRTKLKSLTSGKVLDNTFSSGAGITPVRVERHKFQFLYKDEVGYNFMNSETFDQVLIDEKLVTNADLMKEGQEVEILINTETDAALICELPPFVELTVTYSEPGLKGDTANSPKKAIEVETGARIMVPLFIEEGQKIKVDTRTYDYVERVKS; encoded by the coding sequence ATGGCAACTACTGCAGATTTGCGTAACGGTTTGGTGATCCATTTCAATCATGATCTTTTTCAGGTGATTGAATTCCAACACGTGAAACCCGGAAAAGGCAACGCGTTCGTTCGTACCAAACTGAAAAGCCTTACTAGCGGCAAAGTTCTGGACAATACATTCTCATCAGGCGCAGGCATTACGCCCGTGCGTGTGGAGCGTCACAAATTCCAGTTCCTATATAAAGATGAAGTTGGCTACAACTTCATGAACTCCGAGACATTCGACCAGGTATTGATCGACGAAAAGCTGGTGACCAACGCCGACCTTATGAAAGAGGGCCAGGAAGTTGAAATCCTGATCAATACTGAAACGGATGCAGCGCTGATCTGCGAATTACCTCCGTTTGTCGAGCTGACTGTTACTTACTCGGAGCCGGGCTTGAAAGGCGACACCGCCAACTCGCCTAAGAAAGCGATCGAGGTAGAGACTGGCGCCCGGATTATGGTTCCTTTGTTCATCGAAGAAGGCCAGAAAATCAAAGTTGACACACGCACATACGATTACGTAGAAAGGGTTAAATCTTAA
- a CDS encoding beta-ketoacyl-ACP synthase III, translating into MTHIKASITGIQGYVPDYVLTNAELETMVATNDEWIVSRTGIKERRILKGEGLGSSHMGAEAVKGLLAKTNTKPEEIDLLICATTTPDFVFPCTANLICDMVGIRNIGSFDIQAACSGFIYALTLGSQFIETGKYKKVIVVGSDKMSAIVDYTDRKTCILFGDGAGAVLLEPDTEGNGIIDSIIKSDGAGYPYLNQKAGGSRYPPTHETVDNRLHYVYQDGAQVFKFAVTNMADIAADIMERNGLTSENTAWLVPHQANRRIIEATANRMGVGMDKVMMNIHKYGNTTAATIPLCLWDYESQLKKGDNLILAAFGGGFTWGAMYLKWGYDA; encoded by the coding sequence ATGACCCATATTAAAGCCTCTATAACAGGAATACAAGGGTATGTGCCTGATTATGTGCTGACTAATGCAGAATTGGAAACAATGGTGGCAACGAACGACGAATGGATCGTTAGCCGCACAGGTATCAAAGAAAGACGTATTCTGAAAGGCGAAGGTTTAGGAAGTTCACATATGGGTGCCGAGGCTGTAAAGGGATTGCTCGCCAAAACCAATACAAAGCCCGAGGAAATCGACCTGCTCATCTGCGCTACTACCACACCCGATTTTGTATTCCCCTGCACGGCCAACCTCATCTGCGACATGGTGGGCATCCGTAACATCGGAAGTTTCGACATCCAGGCAGCCTGCTCGGGTTTTATTTATGCATTGACACTCGGCTCGCAATTCATCGAGACGGGAAAATATAAAAAGGTGATCGTCGTAGGTTCGGATAAAATGTCCGCGATCGTCGACTACACCGACCGCAAGACCTGTATCCTTTTCGGCGACGGCGCCGGCGCTGTGCTGCTCGAACCGGACACCGAAGGAAACGGCATTATCGACTCGATTATCAAATCGGACGGTGCGGGGTATCCCTACCTCAACCAGAAAGCGGGAGGAAGCCGCTACCCGCCTACCCACGAAACGGTAGATAACAGGCTGCATTACGTTTACCAGGATGGTGCGCAGGTTTTCAAATTTGCCGTAACCAATATGGCCGACATTGCGGCCGATATTATGGAGCGCAACGGGCTTACCAGCGAAAATACCGCGTGGCTCGTCCCTCACCAGGCCAACCGCCGGATCATCGAGGCTACCGCCAACCGGATGGGCGTAGGGATGGATAAGGTGATGATGAATATTCACAAGTACGGTAACACCACGGCAGCGACCATTCCCTTGTGCCTGTGGGACTATGAATCACAACTCAAAAAAGGGGATAACCTGATACTCGCCGCATTCGGCGGAGGCTTTACCTGGGGCGCCATGTACCTCAAATGGGGTTACGACGCCTAG
- the plsX gene encoding phosphate acyltransferase PlsX, which translates to MKIAVDAMGGDLAPQAIVEGVIQASSELPSEARIVLIGRENVIWDIFNQHNFTPTNVDVVHAEDVIEMGEHPTKALSQKPNSSIGVGFKLLKEKEVDIFCSAGNTGAMHVGALFSIKAIEGILRPAIAGLVPQVGGGYAVMLDIGANADCKPEVLSQFGEIGSIFAQHTFQIDKPRVALMNIGEEEQKGSLTSQATYPLLQQNKRINFIGNIEGKDLFTNKADVIVTDGFTGNILFKLGESLYEISKKRGFQDDFIDQTNYESIGGSPIIGVNGNVMIAHGVSTPLAIKNMVDWAYKQVKSKAYLHIAQALS; encoded by the coding sequence ATGAAAATTGCGGTAGATGCTATGGGGGGAGATTTAGCTCCGCAAGCAATTGTTGAAGGGGTGATCCAAGCCTCTTCTGAGCTACCATCCGAGGCGAGAATCGTTTTAATTGGCCGGGAAAACGTGATCTGGGATATTTTCAACCAGCACAACTTTACGCCTACTAATGTTGACGTCGTTCACGCAGAAGATGTAATCGAGATGGGGGAACATCCTACCAAAGCCCTTTCTCAAAAACCGAATTCCAGCATTGGAGTAGGTTTTAAACTTCTGAAAGAAAAAGAGGTAGATATATTCTGCAGTGCAGGAAATACAGGTGCCATGCACGTGGGCGCCCTTTTCAGCATTAAAGCCATTGAAGGTATTCTTCGTCCGGCCATCGCAGGACTTGTGCCACAGGTTGGTGGCGGCTATGCCGTGATGCTCGACATCGGTGCCAATGCCGATTGCAAGCCGGAAGTCCTTTCGCAGTTCGGCGAGATCGGCTCGATCTTCGCACAGCATACTTTCCAGATCGACAAGCCGCGTGTTGCACTGATGAATATCGGGGAAGAAGAGCAAAAAGGCTCCCTCACTTCGCAGGCCACCTATCCCCTGCTGCAACAAAACAAGCGCATCAATTTTATCGGAAATATCGAAGGGAAAGATCTCTTCACTAACAAGGCCGACGTGATTGTAACCGACGGCTTTACCGGCAATATTTTGTTTAAACTCGGAGAATCTCTTTACGAGATATCAAAGAAAAGAGGTTTCCAGGACGATTTTATCGACCAGACGAACTACGAATCCATCGGAGGCAGTCCTATTATCGGGGTGAATGGAAATGTGATGATCGCACACGGGGTATCAACGCCGCTGGCCATCAAGAATATGGTTGACTGGGCCTATAAACAGGTGAAATCAAAAGCTTACCTGCACATCGCCCAGGCATTGAGCTAA
- the rpmF gene encoding 50S ribosomal protein L32 codes for MAHPKRRHSSTRRDSRRAHDFLTGKQLGTDATTGEIHQLHRAHVHEGNLVYRGKVVVENYTKTV; via the coding sequence ATGGCACATCCTAAGCGGAGACATTCCAGCACCCGTCGCGATTCACGCAGAGCGCACGATTTCCTTACCGGAAAGCAGTTGGGAACTGATGCTACAACCGGAGAAATCCACCAATTGCACCGTGCACACGTTCACGAAGGCAACCTGGTTTACAGAGGTAAGGTAGTAGTTGAAAACTACACCAAAACGGTTTAG
- a CDS encoding YceD family protein, with the protein MFFIKLKHITFALLLTEKVKELSKYNIDIYGLEDKQYDYDMESGDAFFEEMEQDLIEHGQFKTHVTLNKSATMIQLRFHTEGSVTLACDRTLEPFEEPIDSDERIILKFGDHNEELTEEIEIISRNTNRINVARYVFDFIALSLPVKKLHPSLRTEEDEFDLEDDEEEGTLVYTSGETEEGEEGEEEEKIDPRWEALKNLKK; encoded by the coding sequence ATGTTTTTTATTAAACTGAAACACATTACCTTTGCACTCCTTTTGACAGAAAAAGTGAAAGAGCTAAGTAAATACAACATAGACATTTACGGTTTGGAAGACAAACAGTATGACTATGATATGGAATCCGGCGATGCTTTTTTTGAGGAAATGGAGCAGGATCTGATCGAGCACGGGCAGTTCAAAACGCACGTGACGCTCAACAAATCGGCAACGATGATCCAGCTTCGTTTTCATACCGAGGGAAGCGTGACCCTTGCCTGTGACCGCACACTCGAACCGTTCGAAGAACCGATTGATTCCGACGAACGCATTATATTAAAGTTCGGCGATCACAACGAGGAGCTGACGGAAGAGATTGAGATCATCAGCCGTAACACCAACAGGATCAATGTAGCGCGTTACGTTTTCGACTTTATCGCGTTGTCGCTCCCGGTCAAAAAGCTCCATCCGAGCCTGCGCACCGAGGAAGACGAGTTTGACCTGGAAGATGATGAGGAAGAAGGAACGCTGGTGTATACCTCGGGAGAAACGGAGGAAGGGGAAGAAGGGGAGGAAGAAGAAAAGATCGATCCTCGCTGGGAAGCCTTGAAGAATTTGAAAAAATAA
- a CDS encoding acetyltransferase has product MENPVLIFGAGDVGMQALDIFRRNNVLVYGFLDDHAELHGREFGEVSVLGNTDDTSYLNIIGSKCEAFIAIGERSVRERLVESLNEEYKNMPVNAIHDTAVISGMASIGHGNLIAARATIGARTVVGHHCLVQTGAIIDTAAIVGDFVTIGAGAVINDRVTLGDGVFIGSGAVIVAGIQVGKNARIGAGSVVVENVPAGATYFGNPARKI; this is encoded by the coding sequence ATGGAAAATCCCGTATTAATTTTTGGCGCCGGCGACGTAGGTATGCAGGCCCTCGATATTTTCAGAAGAAATAATGTACTCGTTTACGGCTTCCTCGACGACCATGCGGAGCTGCACGGCCGGGAGTTCGGCGAAGTGAGCGTGCTCGGCAATACCGACGACACGAGCTACCTGAACATCATCGGTTCCAAATGTGAGGCATTCATCGCGATCGGCGAGCGCTCGGTACGTGAAAGGCTGGTGGAATCGCTGAACGAAGAATACAAAAATATGCCCGTGAATGCGATCCACGACACCGCGGTGATTTCCGGCATGGCGTCCATCGGCCACGGTAACCTTATTGCAGCCCGGGCGACCATCGGCGCGCGGACGGTGGTAGGGCATCATTGCCTGGTACAAACAGGGGCAATTATTGACACCGCGGCCATTGTGGGCGATTTTGTGACTATCGGGGCAGGAGCAGTTATCAACGACCGCGTGACTTTGGGCGACGGCGTGTTCATCGGCTCCGGCGCGGTGATTGTGGCAGGCATTCAGGTGGGCAAGAATGCGCGCATCGGTGCGGGCTCGGTGGTGGTGGAGAATGTGCCCGCAGGAGCGACCTATTTTGGCAATCCGGCACGGAAAATCTGA
- a CDS encoding M61 family metallopeptidase, translating into MHYYVSVPDPQSRFLDITYTIPEITSDHIEIQLPAWRPGRYELQNFAKNIQFIEATSPAGHKLPLHKVTKDRWRVGTAGENEVRIHYTYYAAIQNAGSSYVDEGLWYLNFVNFCMYTEGRMTEPYHVELDLPEGYQIACGLPSAGKNALSARDFYQLVDSPMLASATLQQCDYEVRGVQFKIWMHGNLKPNWRRIERDFRRFSREQIAMMQEFPEKDYHFLNLILPTAFYHGVEHQNSTMVVLGPDDEGEGLYADLLGVSSHELFHAWNIIRIRPAELLPYDFTKENYFQTCFVAEGCTTYYGDLFLKRAGVFNDETYIKELQVYMKRHFESSAHAAQSLAESSFDLWLDGYEKGIPNRKVSVYHKGALVALILDLYLRKKTNHTQSLDDVMRLLWVRFGKPFIGYTVQDYINIVEEVAGESLEWYWHDCIFTATPLEDRLNEALAFVGLQMSVFSNGNVQLNVLDDFKAQLQREKWLETAQVLTIDEEELESDEEE; encoded by the coding sequence ATGCATTATTACGTTTCCGTACCTGACCCGCAATCCCGTTTTCTCGACATTACCTACACCATCCCCGAAATCACCAGCGATCACATCGAGATCCAGCTGCCTGCGTGGCGGCCCGGGCGGTATGAGCTTCAAAATTTTGCCAAAAATATTCAATTTATCGAAGCGACCTCACCCGCTGGTCACAAACTGCCTTTGCATAAAGTAACCAAAGACCGCTGGCGCGTTGGAACGGCGGGCGAAAACGAGGTCCGGATACATTATACTTACTACGCAGCCATTCAAAATGCGGGCAGCAGCTATGTGGACGAGGGATTGTGGTATCTCAATTTCGTCAACTTCTGCATGTACACCGAAGGCCGCATGACGGAGCCTTACCACGTGGAGCTGGATTTGCCCGAAGGATACCAAATCGCGTGCGGTTTGCCATCGGCTGGTAAGAATGCATTATCGGCCAGGGATTTTTATCAGCTGGTCGACAGCCCGATGCTCGCCTCGGCAACCTTACAGCAGTGCGACTACGAAGTCCGCGGCGTGCAGTTTAAAATATGGATGCACGGCAACCTGAAACCTAACTGGCGCCGCATCGAGCGCGATTTCCGCCGCTTTTCCCGCGAGCAGATCGCGATGATGCAGGAATTCCCGGAAAAAGACTACCATTTCCTGAACCTCATTTTACCCACCGCATTCTACCACGGCGTGGAGCACCAGAACTCGACGATGGTGGTGCTCGGCCCAGACGATGAGGGCGAAGGCCTGTATGCCGACCTCCTCGGCGTGAGCTCGCACGAGCTTTTCCATGCCTGGAATATCATCCGCATTCGTCCTGCGGAGCTGTTACCCTATGATTTTACCAAAGAAAACTATTTCCAAACCTGCTTTGTGGCCGAAGGCTGCACGACTTACTATGGCGACTTGTTCCTGAAACGGGCCGGCGTGTTCAACGACGAAACCTACATCAAGGAATTGCAGGTGTATATGAAGCGCCATTTCGAAAGCAGCGCCCACGCCGCGCAATCGCTGGCCGAATCGTCGTTCGACCTTTGGTTGGATGGCTACGAAAAGGGCATCCCGAACCGTAAAGTGTCGGTGTACCACAAGGGTGCATTGGTAGCGCTCATTCTGGATTTGTATTTGAGGAAAAAAACCAACCACACCCAGTCGCTGGACGATGTGATGCGCCTGCTATGGGTGCGTTTCGGCAAGCCATTTATCGGTTACACGGTTCAGGATTATATCAATATTGTAGAGGAAGTAGCCGGCGAATCGCTGGAATGGTACTGGCATGACTGCATTTTTACTGCCACGCCGCTCGAAGACCGCCTGAACGAGGCGCTTGCATTCGTAGGCTTGCAAATGTCGGTTTTCAGCAATGGCAATGTGCAACTGAACGTGCTGGATGATTTTAAGGCACAACTCCAACGGGAAAAATGGCTCGAAACCGCACAGGTGCTGACGATTGACGAAGAGGAGTTGGAGAGTGACGAGGAGGAGTGA